In Rhodopirellula sp. P2, the DNA window GATTACGAAACCTGATGCTTCCCGCGTCGATGTTCAGCCTGTCCTGTTTGTGTTGACGAGTCATTCCAAGATGGGCGATTTGGATCGCAAAACCGGCTATTACGTTCCCGAGGCTGCTCATCCTTGGAAAGTGTTGACCGATGCGGGCATCGCCGTCGAATTCGCCAGCGTGAAGGGCGGCGAACCTCCAGCCGATGCGTTGAAGCTGGAGGATCCAGTGGTCAACCAGTTCTGGACGAACCCGCAAGTTCGCAAGCAACTCGCATCGACGAGGCCGATTGCTCAAGTGAATCCATCTGACTACTCGGCGATCTTGGTCGTCGGCGGCCACGGTGCGATGTGGGACTTACCTGACAACGAAACGCTGCAACGGATCCTCGCGAAGCAATATGATTCCGGTGGTGTGGTTGCAGCCGTGTGTCACGGTCCCGCTGCGCTCGTGAATGTCAAGCTTCGCAACGGCCGGTTTCTGGTCGATGGCAAAACGGTGGCAGCGTTCACGGACGATGAAGAGCGCGCGGTGGGGCTTGCCGACACGGTTCCATTCCTGCTCTCCAGCTCGCTCAGTCAACGTGGCGCGACAATGCAAAAAGCAGCCAATTTTCAATCGAGCGTGGTAGCGGATGGCCGACTAATCACGGGTCAAAACCCGGCTTCGGCAGAGGGAGTTGGGAAACGAATCCTCGAAGCCGTCTTGAAAGGACGCTGATCTAACGCCGGCTACCTTCTCTCACATGGTGCCAGCCACCTTGTAGACTTCACCTTTTCATAAGGTGCCAGCCACCTTGTGGATTTGGACGATGCGAGACTTTGGGCTTGTTCTTTGGCGGATTGAAGCCGACTTCGCTGTCTTGATGGCATTTTGCCAACTTGATCGACTGCTCGGAGACGCCGGCCTCGTGAGTGCGATCGATTGAGCGCAGCAGAGTAGAACAGTTGTCCCCAACTGTTCCGTCGGCCCATGCACCACTGCGAAGGATGGCGACTGTTTCGGGCTTGCTGCTCAGGCGAAGCAGGCTGCGGCTTGGACCTGGCCGCGGTGGTGATGGCGGCCGGTTCG includes these proteins:
- a CDS encoding type 1 glutamine amidotransferase domain-containing protein; translation: MKRLLLIALSTATIFSSFQLTASSQTESSITKPDASRVDVQPVLFVLTSHSKMGDLDRKTGYYVPEAAHPWKVLTDAGIAVEFASVKGGEPPADALKLEDPVVNQFWTNPQVRKQLASTRPIAQVNPSDYSAILVVGGHGAMWDLPDNETLQRILAKQYDSGGVVAAVCHGPAALVNVKLRNGRFLVDGKTVAAFTDDEERAVGLADTVPFLLSSSLSQRGATMQKAANFQSSVVADGRLITGQNPASAEGVGKRILEAVLKGR